Proteins encoded in a region of the Labrus bergylta chromosome 9, fLabBer1.1, whole genome shotgun sequence genome:
- the LOC109981111 gene encoding uro-adherence factor A — MPQQQGSSMSETKSSQRFHSLNAEQVEVLHQVLSEVVPIHGRGNFPTLELRPRDIIIAVRARLQKQGITVRDVRLNGSTASHVLVRDSGTSCKDLDIIFGVELPCQEEFQVIKESVLGCLLDCLPSGVNRERISSATMKEAYVQKMVKVFNEQDRWSLISLSNNSGKNLELKFVSVLRRQFEFSVDSFQIILDRLLESYMQQESLHRNKTVDLEEQPADKHLVNQCKDSPSLLQQANSTEIDNYTGRDLLSKKGAPTSQTLQRDKVHEKDSQIDIAHQTEHSNLTKHSKVEKDNKVKTSGDLKEASEHTENINETNVSDQTSLNLLTEKKPTSEKAKPPAQIDLGHEPEMSKKTKYSTKVENSEQTKSCVGQQPPHSNTQELTVLIEQSNHTKSPDEQKTPTEHSEHTEMLKSSHETQTESLNFAKLNNIDFLKCFSEDQGNNGKDQTLHVSTEDSSTALHAKKETQLAEENRVETETWEQTERESDTEITEITEESSSLEEKTVENTEGMDCSRPTSSIWFTPHDTLEIHSASHIDNSDETPKTSDALSLPDTQDVLPAPPSLVSDNKTSSSPSCKASERLSHMVVLKHSSPKPPRRMCRKGYPTPLPSQFSDPVPEPCLDPDPEMALDAKPVTSSSDPSPAPTTNVSDKINPGPEPKLSSNQPANLDLTVAPESAPEMISPPVVDPNSALPHELPISQLITENSDETSSQGLKETQCTNMDSDSQCQSSPKEPVPAPEQSEPPDSVDTLDMFETNTQEPVHTSEVELSDEDENGELHTKKLGLNQADGNPQETTLSPSSSSLCVTPPVLSLSPPYCTPSPPSLSPPQCLTPPSHCLSSPMINSPATSFSSPPRSVSPTSSCLSSPPYLTPSMLSLSPPPHCLSPPSPCLSPPLLCLTPPIESDDFVPQVSSDVEPLILNTDSQELMKEASPQPGIPLLQMEEKKEQDYISSLSPVAEPVSFPITIPSSTSHVLPHSQSGGPEESALPPADHVSSSMPENKEAPKVPTNLSEQSNNPQASGSVPAVEVLAESMYGDFEAAMDHLRYRLIATRNPEEIRGGGLLKYSNLLVRDYRPASETQIKTLERYMCSRFFIDFPDVQEQQRKILSYLKNHFIGEERSKYQYLMTLRRVVDDSTVCLMGHERRQTLNMITVLALKVLGEQNIIPNTDHVTCFYQPAPYLAEHTAPYLVEPSYCSYYIPQGGSTLLYQPYPLHLHSQTGLV; from the exons ATGCCACAGCAACAG gGCAGCAGTATGTCTGAGACCAAATCCAGTCAGCGGTTCCACAGCCTGAATGCGGAGCAGGTGGAGGTTCTCCATCAGGTTTTGTCAGAGGTTGTTCCAATCCACGGCCGCGGGAACTTTCCCACATTGGAGCTGCGTCCCCGAGACATAATCATAGCTGTGCGGGCCAGGCTTCAGAAGCAGGGAATAACAGTAAGAGATGTTCGTCTGAACGGCTCCACAGCCAGCCACGTTCTTGTCAGAGACAGCGGAACGAGCTGCAAGGACCTGGACATCATCTTTGGAGTTGAGTTGCCCTGTCAGGAGGAGTTCCAG GTGATCAAAGAGTCCGTGCTGGGGTGCTTACTGGACTGCCTACCTTCTGGGGTCAACAGAGAGCGGATCAGCAGTGCCACAATGAAGGAGGCCTACGTCCAGAAAATGGTCAAGGTCTTCAATGAACAAGACCGCTGGAGTCTCATCTCCCTCTCAAATAACAGTGGTAAAAACCTGGAGCTCAAATTTGTGAGCGTGCTGAGGCGGCAGTTTGAGTTCAGCGTTGATTCCTTCCAGATCATTCTGGATCGTCTCTTGGAGTCCTACATGCAGCAGGAGTCACtgcacagaaataaaacagttgATCTTGAAGAGCAGCCTGCAGACAAACATTTAGTGAATCAGTGTAAAGACTCTCCCTCACTTCTCCAACAGGCCAACTCTACAGAAATAGATAACTATACTGGTAGAGACTTACTCAGCAAGAAGGGGGCTCCAACCAGTCAGACACTTCAGAGAGACAAGGTGCATGAAAAGGACTCCCAGATAGATATAGCACACCAAACTGAACATTCAAACCTGACAAAACACTCCAAAGttgaaaaagacaacaaagtgaaaacatcTGGAGATCTGAAAGAAGCATcagaacacacagaaaacattaaTGAGACAAACGTCTCCGACCAGACCTCTCTAAATCTTTTGACAGAAAAGAAACCAACCTCTGAAAAAGCTAAACCACCAGCTCAGATTGACCTCGGACATGAGCCAGAGATGTCAAAAAAGACCAAATACTCAACAAAGGTAGAAAACTCAGAGCAAACCAAGTCCTGTGTCGGCCAACAGCCACCACATTCAAATACCCAGGAACTCACCGTCCTTATAGAACAGTCGAACCACACTAAATCTCCCGATGAACAGAAAACCCCCACAGAGCACAGTGAACATACAGAAATGCTGAAATCCTCACACGAAACCCAGACAGAATCTCTAAATTTTGCAAAATTGAACAATATCGactttttaaagtgtttcagtGAGGATCAGGGCAACAATGGAAAAGATCAAACTCTGCATGTGTCGACCGAAGACTCCAGCACAGCTTTACATGCAAAGAAAGAAACTCAGCTAGCAGAGGAAAACAGAGTTGAAACAGAGACATGGGAGCAAACTGAAAGGGAAAGTGATACAGAAATAACTGAAATTACAGAAGAGAGTTCATCATTAGAAGAAAAAACTGTAGAAAATACAGAGGGTATGGATTGTTCCCGTCCTACCTCTTCCATATGGTTTACACCTCACGACACACTGGAGATTCACAGTGCATCTCACATAGATAACTCAGATGAAACACCTAAAACAAGTGATGCCCTCAGTCTCCCAGATACTCAGGATGTTTTACCTGCACCACCAAGCCTTGTTTCTGACAATaagacctcctcctctccttcttgtAAGGCCTCAGAACGTCTGTCTCACATGGTAGTActcaaacactcctctcccaaaCCCCCTCGGAGGATGTGTAGGAAGGGTTACCCTACTCCGCTCCCCAGTCAATTTTCTGATCCTGTTCCAGAGCCCTGTCTAGATCCCGATCCTGAGATGGCCCTTGACGCTAAGCCAGTAACCTCCAGTTCAGACCCTTCTCCTGCCCCAACAACCAATGTGTCTGATAAAATTAATCCTGGGCCTGAACCCAAACTTTCAAGTAACCAACCTGCAAATCTAGACCTTACCGTAGCTCCCGAGTCTGCCCCTGAAATGATATCCCCCCCTGTTGTCGATCCTAATTCTGCTTTACCTCATGAGCTACCAATCTCTCAGTTAATCACAGAGAATTCTGATGAGACAAGTAGTCAGGGCTTAAAAGAGACACAATGTACAAATATGGATTCTGATTCTCAATGCCAGTCCTCCCCTAAAGAGCCTGTCCCTGCACCCGAGCAATCAGAGCCCCCCGACTCAGTGGACACATTAGATATGTTCGAGACAAACACTCAAGAACCTGTACATACCTCAGAAGTTGAgctcagtgatgaagatgaaaacGGAGAACTACATACCAAAAAGTTGGGCTTGAATCAGGCAGATGGCAACCCTCAAGAGACCACACTAAGtccatcctcctcttccctctgtgTCACCCCTCCTGTACTCAGTCTTTCCCCACCCTACTGCACTCCCTCGCCCCCCAGCCTCAGCCCTCCCCAATGTCTGACCCCTCCCTCTCACTGCCTCTCATCCCCAATGATAAACAGCCCTGCTACTAGCTTTAGCTCTCCACCCCGGAGTGTCAGCCCTACCTCATCCTGCCTCAGCTCACCTCCTTACCTGACCCCTTCCATGCTTAGCCTCAGCCCTCCTCCACACTGTCTCAGCCCACCTTCCCCCTGCCTCAgccctcccctcctctgcctCACCCCGCCAATAGAGTCAGACGACTTTGTACCTCAGGTATCTTCCGATGTGGAGCCTTTGATACTGAACACAGACAGCCAGGAGCTGATGAAAGAGGCCTCCCCTCAGCCAGGAATTCCTCTTCTacaaatggaagaaaaaaaggaacaagattacatctcctctttgtctcctgttGCAGAGCCTGTTTCTTTTCCAATCACAATCCCCAGCTCAACCTCACATGTGCTGCCTCACTCTCAGTCTGGAGGCCCAGAGGAATCAGCTCTACCACCAGCAGATCATGTATCCAGCTCCATGCCTGAGAACAAAGAGGCCCCCAAGGTACCCACCAACTTGTCTGAACAGAGCAACAATCCACAGGCATCAGGTTCAGTCCCTGCGGTAGAGGTCTTGGCAGAGAGCATGTATGGTGACTTTGAGGCAGCCATGGACCACTTGCGTTACCGCCTAATAGCTACCCGGAACCCTGAGGAAATTCGGGGTGGTGGTTTGTTGAAATACAGCAACCTGCTGGTTAGGGACTACCGTCCTGCCAGTGAGACTCAGATAAAGACCCTGGAGCGCTACATGTGCTCCCGCTTTTTTATCGATTTCCCTGATGtgcaggagcagcagaggaagatCCTGTCCTACTTGAAGAACCACTTtataggagaggagagaagcaaGTACCAATACCTGATGACGCTGCGCCGCGTGGTTGACGACAGCACTGTGTGTCTGATGGGTCACGAGCGGCGTCAGACACTGAACATGATCACAGTGCTGGCACTGAAGGTTCTAGGAGAACAGAACATTATCCCTAACACAGACCATGTGACATGCTTCTACCAGCCTGCCCCATATCTTGCAGAACACACTGCTCCCTATTTAGTAGAACCCAGCTATTGCAGCTACTACATACCCCAGGGAGGATCAACTCTGCTTTACCAACCTTACCCATTACACCTGCATTCACAGACTGGACTAGTCTGA
- the LOC109981035 gene encoding charged multivesicular body protein 1B1 has translation MPNMEKQLFNLKFAAKELQRNSKKCDKEEKAEKAKVKQAVQKGNMEAARIHAENAIRQKHQSLNFLRMSARVDAVASRVQTAVTMNQVSKSMSGVVKSMDSTLKSMNLEKISALMDKFENQFETLDVQTAQMEDTMSSTTTLTTPQNDVDILMREMADEAGLDLNLELPSGHTSSLASSVASTEQDELSQRLSRLRDQVS, from the exons ATGCCGAATATGGAGA AACAGCTGTTCAACCTCAAATTTGCTGCCAAAGAGCTACAGCGCAATTCCAAGAAATGTGACAAAgaggaaaaggcagaaaaagcaaaagtgaagcag gCTGTCCAGAAGGGTAACATGGAGGCAGCAAGGATCCATGCAGAGAATGCCATCCGTCAGAAGCATCAGTCCCTTAACTTTTTGAGGATGAGTGCACGTGTGGACGCTGTTGCTTCAAGGGTCCAGACTGCTGTGACCATGAATCAG gtaTCTAAATCGATGTCTGGAGTGGTCAAGTCCATGGATTCTACACTGAAAAGCATGAACTTGGAGAAG ATCTCAGCGTTAATGGACAAGTTTGAAAACCAATTTGAAACTCTTGATGTGCAGACAGCTCAGATGGAAGACACCATGAGTAGCACCACCACTCTCACAACACCTCAG AATGACGTGGATATACTCATGCGTGAGATGGCTGATGAAGCAGG GTTGGATCTTAACCTGGAGCTCCCCTCGGGCCACACTTCGTCACTGGCTTCATCTGTGGCTTCAACAGAGCAG GATGAGCTTTCCCAGAGGCTGTCCAGACTGCGAGACCAGGTGTCATAG